Proteins from one Lachnospiraceae bacterium KGMB03038 genomic window:
- a CDS encoding 2-hydroxyacyl-CoA dehydratase: protein MADYRKMWEELGMDLETHDQLCEVLPQAFGDVYLSQENRPEGMDYYNMVVADIHGIRPAELIEHQKKGGKVFGTFCVYVPDEIVFAADGIATGLCGGSQFWVPGGEKVLPTNTCPLIKASVGARLDRTCPFFRIADIYVGETTCDGKKKAWEILGEDVPVYVMNLPQMKRAKDVQAWAEEIAAFKDKVEEVTGNQVTAEKLAESIRLINGKRKALERLYETRKQENLPISGRDALLISQIAFYDDPGRFTQMTNKLCEELEQRVKDGVSVFEKGTKRIMLTGTPLAIPNWKLHNIVETSGGAVVCEEMCTGTRYFEHQVDESGRTLEEQIQALAERYMNINCACFTPNSGRIDDILRLAKEYKVDGIIDVNLKFCGLYDTEGYFVERAMKEAGIPVLGIETDYTDSDAQQLRTRVSAFIEMLNN from the coding sequence ATGGCTGATTACCGTAAAATGTGGGAAGAACTGGGGATGGATCTGGAGACTCACGATCAATTGTGCGAAGTGCTTCCACAGGCGTTTGGGGATGTGTATCTATCCCAGGAAAACCGTCCGGAGGGCATGGATTACTATAATATGGTAGTCGCTGATATCCACGGGATCCGCCCGGCAGAGCTGATCGAACATCAGAAGAAAGGCGGAAAAGTCTTTGGAACTTTCTGCGTATATGTACCGGATGAGATCGTATTTGCGGCAGACGGGATCGCGACAGGTCTGTGCGGCGGTTCGCAGTTCTGGGTGCCGGGTGGGGAGAAAGTGCTGCCTACGAATACCTGCCCCTTGATCAAAGCGTCGGTGGGAGCAAGATTGGATCGGACTTGCCCGTTTTTCCGGATCGCGGATATCTATGTGGGCGAGACTACCTGCGATGGAAAGAAGAAAGCTTGGGAGATTCTGGGAGAGGACGTTCCGGTCTATGTGATGAACCTTCCTCAGATGAAGCGGGCGAAAGACGTGCAGGCATGGGCGGAAGAGATCGCGGCTTTCAAAGATAAAGTGGAAGAAGTTACAGGAAATCAGGTGACAGCAGAGAAGCTGGCTGAAAGCATCCGCCTGATCAACGGAAAGAGAAAAGCCCTGGAACGCTTATATGAAACCCGGAAACAGGAGAATCTTCCGATCAGCGGACGGGATGCGCTTTTGATTTCTCAGATCGCTTTCTATGACGATCCGGGGAGATTCACCCAGATGACGAACAAGCTGTGCGAAGAGCTGGAGCAGCGGGTGAAAGATGGCGTCAGCGTGTTTGAAAAAGGAACAAAACGGATCATGCTGACAGGTACGCCTCTGGCGATTCCAAACTGGAAGCTTCACAATATTGTAGAGACCAGCGGAGGAGCAGTTGTCTGTGAGGAAATGTGTACGGGAACCCGTTACTTTGAACACCAGGTGGATGAAAGCGGACGGACTCTGGAGGAGCAGATTCAGGCCCTGGCTGAAAGATATATGAACATTAACTGCGCTTGTTTCACGCCAAACAGCGGAAGGATCGACGATATCCTGCGGCTGGCCAAAGAGTACAAGGTGGATGGGATCATTGATGTAAATCTGAAATTCTGCGGCCTCTACGACACAGAAGGATACTTTGTAGAGCGGGCGATGAAAGAAGCGGGAATTCCGGTGCTTGGCATTGAGACAGACTATACGGATAGTGATGCGCAGCAGCTTCGTACGAGGGTAAGCGCGTTTATCGAGATGCTGAATAACTAG
- a CDS encoding DUF3343 domain-containing protein, which translates to MDQIQHYVLFPNHDNGMRLYQELKKLGLKVTIAPTPRSASKCCGISLIVQEKDLDRIRACIREHEIEILKIAAIKRDINANRDKYC; encoded by the coding sequence ATGGATCAGATCCAGCATTATGTGTTGTTTCCCAACCACGACAACGGGATGCGTCTGTATCAGGAATTAAAAAAGCTGGGATTAAAAGTGACGATCGCGCCAACACCCCGGTCTGCCAGCAAATGCTGCGGTATTTCCCTGATCGTGCAGGAGAAAGATCTGGACAGGATTCGTGCCTGTATCCGGGAACATGAAATAGAGATCTTGAAGATCGCGGCGATTAAACGGGATATCAACGCAAATAGAGACAAATATTGTTAG